In a genomic window of Nostoc sp. UHCC 0870:
- a CDS encoding glycosyl transferase, with product MKRPILYVAITNHGFGHATRTASVAATIQKLCPEVLLIMVTTAPRWLLECYIEGDFIHRPRAFDLGVVQADSLNMDKDATLAKLLEIKKQQNSLIASEVNFIRQNRVQLILADIPFLAPLFAQKAGIPCWMMSNFGWDFIYRDWGGEFLAIADWISECYRECDRLFRLPFHEPLPAFPNITDVGLTGGTPRYSAEKIRSIWGITAPQDKTILLTFGGLGLQEIPYDNLRHFPDWQFIVFDQSAPDLPNLIKINDRKFRPVDFMPLCGRVVSKPGYGTFSEATLFDVPIVTIPRDNFAEAAFLLEELVNYNLHQIVTPEDFFQGDWDFLNQPLQAPKQSQPLAKDGNQAIAQAIINYLQSIKM from the coding sequence ATGAAACGCCCAATTTTATATGTAGCTATCACAAACCACGGCTTTGGTCATGCTACCCGTACCGCATCTGTAGCTGCGACAATTCAAAAGTTATGTCCAGAAGTCTTGTTAATTATGGTGACTACTGCGCCTAGGTGGTTGCTAGAATGTTACATAGAAGGTGATTTTATCCATCGTCCCCGCGCTTTTGATTTGGGGGTGGTGCAAGCGGATAGCTTAAATATGGATAAAGACGCAACTTTGGCGAAGTTACTGGAGATTAAAAAGCAGCAAAATTCGTTAATTGCTTCCGAAGTAAATTTCATTCGCCAAAATCGTGTGCAGTTGATATTGGCGGATATTCCTTTCCTCGCGCCTTTATTTGCTCAAAAAGCAGGTATACCTTGTTGGATGATGAGTAATTTCGGCTGGGATTTCATCTACCGTGACTGGGGTGGGGAATTTTTGGCTATAGCTGATTGGATTAGTGAGTGTTATCGAGAGTGCGATCGCTTGTTTCGTTTACCCTTTCATGAACCTTTACCAGCTTTCCCTAATATTACCGATGTCGGCTTAACTGGTGGTACTCCCCGTTACTCGGCTGAGAAAATACGTTCTATTTGGGGTATCACCGCACCTCAAGACAAAACTATCTTGTTAACTTTCGGTGGTTTGGGTTTACAAGAAATTCCCTACGACAACCTCCGTCATTTCCCCGACTGGCAATTTATTGTCTTTGATCAGTCTGCGCCAGATTTACCCAATTTAATCAAAATTAATGACCGAAAATTCCGTCCCGTCGATTTTATGCCCCTTTGCGGACGGGTTGTTTCTAAGCCTGGCTACGGTACATTTTCTGAGGCTACCCTATTCGATGTCCCTATTGTCACCATTCCCCGTGATAATTTTGCGGAAGCGGCTTTTCTTTTAGAAGAACTGGTAAATTACAACTTGCATCAAATTGTCACACCAGAGGACTTTTTTCAAGGTGACTGGGACTTCCTCAATCAACCACTGCAAGCACCAAAGCAATCACAGCCACTAGCTAAAGATGGAAATCAGGCGATCGCACAAGCTATTATTAATTATTTACAGTCGATAAAAATGTAA
- a CDS encoding DUF6679 family protein, with the protein MLHRKIYQLCCDGREVCVFLRDQQRWIERARILDIEGDLVTLRYETEEEDEVCSWEEMVRLESIGAVTQKLASVPRGNVEPLMTEDCPEAERIRNHYPESNPE; encoded by the coding sequence ATGCTACACCGCAAGATTTATCAACTGTGTTGCGATGGGCGGGAGGTATGTGTTTTCTTGCGGGACCAGCAACGCTGGATAGAACGCGCCCGCATCCTCGACATAGAAGGCGATTTAGTGACCCTGCGCTATGAAACAGAAGAAGAAGACGAAGTTTGTTCTTGGGAAGAAATGGTTCGCCTTGAAAGCATCGGTGCTGTAACTCAAAAGTTAGCTTCAGTCCCACGCGGTAATGTAGAACCACTCATGACTGAAGATTGTCCAGAAGCCGAGCGTATCCGCAACCATTATCCTGAGTCTAATCCTGAATAG
- the vapC gene encoding type II toxin-antitoxin system tRNA(fMet)-specific endonuclease VapC: MRYLLDTNICIYLIKHKPQKVLDKFQTLSLSDVGISSITVAELEYGVAKSQQQNKNRTALLQFLLPLEIVEFNQASATIYGSIRSDLESRGLIIGAMDLLIAAHTLSLGVTLVTNNTREFARIPTLLLENWVE, encoded by the coding sequence ATGCGATATCTGCTTGATACCAATATCTGTATTTACCTCATCAAGCATAAACCTCAAAAAGTGTTAGATAAATTCCAAACCTTAAGCCTTTCTGATGTGGGTATTTCTTCCATTACTGTTGCTGAACTCGAATATGGAGTTGCCAAAAGTCAACAACAAAATAAAAATCGCACCGCCTTGCTACAATTTTTGCTACCTCTAGAAATTGTTGAATTCAATCAAGCATCTGCGACGATTTACGGCAGCATTAGAAGTGATCTCGAAAGTAGAGGACTTATCATTGGTGCAATGGATCTACTCATCGCTGCTCATACTCTCAGTTTAGGAGTTACTCTCGTCACCAATAATACGCGAGAATTTGCTCGCATTCCCACACTGTTATTAGAGAATTGGGTTGAGTAG
- a CDS encoding antitoxin, translated as MNIAKLSTDGTHQFVILPEDFQLTGTEVYIKKIGNAIVLIAKDNPWESLIESLDNFSDDFMTTRDQPPIDTRESL; from the coding sequence ATGAACATCGCCAAACTCAGCACTGATGGCACTCACCAATTTGTGATTTTGCCGGAAGATTTTCAACTCACTGGCACAGAAGTTTATATTAAAAAAATTGGTAATGCAATTGTTCTCATTGCCAAAGATAATCCTTGGGAATCACTCATCGAGAGTTTAGACAATTTCTCCGATGATTTCATGACTACTAGAGATCAGCCACCAATCGATACCAGAGAGAGTTTGTAA
- a CDS encoding secondary thiamine-phosphate synthase enzyme YjbQ, protein MTHYQKLLRITTNGKSFLNITSKIETTVAESGVETGLCTLFLRHTSASLVIQENADPDVLVDLANFMAKLVPESGQYIHNAEGADDMPAHIRTALTHTSEHIPINRGHLVLGTWQGIYIWEHRQRSHTRELVIHISQ, encoded by the coding sequence ATGACTCACTACCAAAAACTTCTCAGGATTACTACTAACGGCAAATCCTTCCTGAACATCACCTCAAAAATCGAGACAACAGTTGCCGAATCAGGGGTAGAAACTGGACTTTGTACATTATTTTTACGCCACACTTCCGCCAGTTTAGTTATTCAAGAAAACGCCGACCCAGATGTATTAGTTGATTTAGCCAACTTCATGGCGAAACTTGTACCAGAATCAGGACAGTATATTCATAATGCTGAAGGTGCTGATGATATGCCGGCACATATCCGCACAGCCTTGACTCACACTTCTGAACATATCCCCATTAATCGCGGTCATTTAGTTTTAGGAACTTGGCAAGGAATCTATATTTGGGAACATCGCCAACGCAGTCATACCAGAGAATTAGTTATCCATATTTCCCAATAG
- a CDS encoding type II toxin-antitoxin system Phd/YefM family antitoxin, producing MTITVNVAEANPKFTELLNQVLLCEEVLIAEQGIPVARLVTLSNNSYPLIPDLDKGKSAFLTNSRGGFTDILELFTDISLNPLLRTLD from the coding sequence ATGACTATCACTGTCAACGTTGCTGAAGCGAATCCCAAATTTACTGAATTGCTGAATCAAGTATTGCTCTGTGAAGAAGTCTTGATTGCTGAACAAGGTATTCCGGTTGCTCGTCTAGTCACCCTTAGCAATAATAGTTATCCTCTCATTCCCGACTTAGATAAAGGTAAATCCGCATTTCTTACAAACAGTAGGGGCGGGTTCACAGATATACTTGAATTATTCACGGATATTTCGCTTAACCCGCTCCTACGGACTCTGGACTGA
- a CDS encoding Nif3-like dinuclear metal center hexameric protein, protein MKIADLITWFEAWANPSWCESWDNCGWQIEPGVLQESARVLVCLTPTLAVMEEAIALNANLIFAHHPLIFSPPKSFRTGEPIAEMARLAFTHNIGIYTAHTNFDHVADGTADVLAQILKLKDVSPIVPTQAGLGYGRVGLLEPFLTLQELLTVIQNSLTPPDLIFSPNADLQQVISRVAVLGGSGASYISAVVKTGAQAYLTSDCKFHQFQESRDLHLILIDAGHYATERPACDRLAQKFQSLNLDWVQLSTKDEDFRQFFQA, encoded by the coding sequence ATGAAAATTGCTGATTTAATTACTTGGTTTGAAGCATGGGCTAATCCTAGTTGGTGCGAAAGCTGGGATAATTGTGGCTGGCAGATTGAGCCGGGTGTATTACAAGAGTCGGCTAGGGTTTTGGTATGTTTAACACCAACTTTGGCGGTAATGGAAGAAGCGATCGCCTTAAATGCTAATCTCATCTTTGCCCATCATCCTTTAATTTTCAGTCCCCCTAAATCTTTCCGCACTGGTGAACCAATTGCGGAGATGGCGCGGTTAGCCTTCACCCACAATATCGGTATCTACACCGCCCACACCAATTTTGATCACGTCGCCGATGGTACGGCTGACGTTTTGGCGCAAATTTTAAAATTAAAAGATGTCTCCCCGATTGTACCTACCCAAGCAGGGTTAGGTTATGGGCGGGTGGGATTATTAGAACCATTTTTGACGTTACAGGAATTACTCACAGTTATTCAAAATAGCCTGACTCCTCCAGATTTAATATTTTCCCCCAATGCTGATTTACAGCAAGTAATTTCTAGGGTGGCGGTGTTGGGTGGTTCAGGGGCTAGTTATATTTCGGCGGTGGTGAAAACAGGCGCACAAGCTTATCTGACATCTGACTGTAAATTTCACCAATTTCAAGAAAGCCGCGATCTCCATCTCATTTTGATCGATGCCGGACATTATGCCACCGAACGCCCCGCCTGCGATCGCTTGGCGCAAAAATTTCAGTCCTTAAATCTCGACTGGGTGCAACTAAGTACCAAGGATGAGGATTTCCGCCAGTTTTTTCAAGCTTAA